A region of Arabidopsis thaliana chromosome 5, partial sequence DNA encodes the following proteins:
- a CDS encoding Chaperone DnaJ-domain superfamily protein, whose amino-acid sequence MILSVVCRYQLRMFFIFDFQSQSVFLFLYLTLVFIGSGYTQATPMIAGAAVAAAAVAGRYGILAWQAFKARPRVPRMRRFYEGGFQSSMTRREAALILGVRESVVADKVKEAHRRVMVANHPDAGGSHYLASKINEAKDMMLGKSNNSGSAF is encoded by the exons ATGATCTTATCTGTGGTTTGCCGATATCAATTAAGAATgttttttatctttgatttcCAAAGCCAAAGTGTGTTCCTTTTTTTGTATCTGACGTTGGTTTTTATTGGTTCTGGCTATACACAGGCTACGCCAATGATTGCAGGTGCTGCTgtagctgctgctgctgttgctggTAGATATGGTATATTGGCTTGGCAAGCTTTCAAGGCAAGACCTCGTGTTCCTAGAATGCGCAGGTTTTATGAAGGTGGTTTCCAAAGTTCTATGACCCGCCGAGAAGCTGCTCTCATTCTTGGTGTTAG GGAGAGTGTTGTGGCAGATAAGGTGAAGGAAGCTCACCGGAGAGTGATGGTTGCAAATCACCCAGACGCTGGAGGCAGTCACTATCTTGCTTCTAAGATCAATGAAGCCAAAGATATGATGCTTGGAAAATCCAACAACAGCGGTTCTGCCTTTTGA
- a CDS encoding Chaperone DnaJ-domain superfamily protein (Chaperone DnaJ-domain superfamily protein; FUNCTIONS IN: heat shock protein binding; INVOLVED IN: protein folding; EXPRESSED IN: 24 plant structures; EXPRESSED DURING: 15 growth stages; CONTAINS InterPro DOMAIN/s: Heat shock protein DnaJ, N-terminal (InterPro:IPR001623); BEST Arabidopsis thaliana protein match is: Chaperone DnaJ-domain superfamily protein (TAIR:AT2G35795.1); Has 904 Blast hits to 904 proteins in 304 species: Archae - 0; Bacteria - 188; Metazoa - 208; Fungi - 196; Plants - 87; Viruses - 5; Other Eukaryotes - 220 (source: NCBI BLink).) has protein sequence MATPMIAGAAVAAAAVAGRYGILAWQAFKARPRVPRMRRFYEGGFQSSMTRREAALILGVRESVVADKVKEAHRRVMVANHPDAGGSHYLASKINEAKDMMLGKSNNSGSAF, from the exons GCTACGCCAATGATTGCAGGTGCTGCTgtagctgctgctgctgttgctggTAGATATGGTATATTGGCTTGGCAAGCTTTCAAGGCAAGACCTCGTGTTCCTAGAATGCGCAGGTTTTATGAAGGTGGTTTCCAAAGTTCTATGACCCGCCGAGAAGCTGCTCTCATTCTTGGTGTTAG GGAGAGTGTTGTGGCAGATAAGGTGAAGGAAGCTCACCGGAGAGTGATGGTTGCAAATCACCCAGACGCTGGAGGCAGTCACTATCTTGCTTCTAAGATCAATGAAGCCAAAGATATGATGCTTGGAAAATCCAACAACAGCGGTTCTGCCTTTTGA
- a CDS encoding Galactose oxidase/kelch repeat superfamily protein (Galactose oxidase/kelch repeat superfamily protein; CONTAINS InterPro DOMAIN/s: Galactose oxidase/kelch, beta-propeller (InterPro:IPR011043), Kelch repeat type 1 (InterPro:IPR006652), Kelch related (InterPro:IPR013089), Kelch-type beta propeller (InterPro:IPR015915); BEST Arabidopsis thaliana protein match is: Galactose oxidase/kelch repeat superfamily protein (TAIR:AT5G03000.1); Has 6713 Blast hits to 4194 proteins in 283 species: Archae - 8; Bacteria - 340; Metazoa - 4606; Fungi - 65; Plants - 1341; Viruses - 147; Other Eukaryotes - 206 (source: NCBI BLink).): MTEEMSKESPPPPPTSFSSLPDDVALDCRARISRFHYPTLSLVSKGFRTLIASPELEATRSFIGKPENHLCVCLRLYKNPNPLWFIFSPIPKQKLKPIVPWFPNQQYPQYPTVVSNGSQIYIIGGFVRRRRSNRVSIFDYRTYQWRRLPKMRQPRVYPAASVIDGKIYVIGGFRGSMPTDIENSGEVYDPKTNTWEPILLTSLDLTVQNVFKKKHYFTTKACLVINKVSCLLYVSDGKLYWREDKEGFECRKVYGLAEQSSNLFRVVANSGGGGRVTVWWKSMTKGCEFDCLLTEECETKIWCAEISLERRGLRELRGFVEWSKEVFTIDRCDYIYDFISQYVTVTY; encoded by the coding sequence aTGACGGAAGAGATGAGTAAAGagtctcctcctcctcctccgacGTCGTTTTCTTCGTTACCGGACGACGTCGCTCTCGATTGTCGGGCTCGTATATCGAGATTCCATTATCCAACTCTTTCTCTCGTCTCCAAGGGTTTCAGAACTCTCATCGCCTCCCCGGAGCTCGAGGCCACACGATCCTTTATCGGAAAACCAGAGAATCACCTCTGCGTCTGCTTGAGGCTgtataaaaaccctaatcctcTCTGGTTCATATTTTCCCCAATTCCGAAACAGAAATTGAAACCCATCGTCCCATGGTTTCCTAACCAACAATATCCTCAATACCCGACCGTTGTCTCAAATGGTTCACAGATATACATAATCGGTGGATTCgttaggagaaggagaagcaaCAGAGTGTCGATTTTTGATTATCGAACTTATCAATGGCGTAGACTCCCCAAAATGCGTCAACCTCGAGTTTATCCCGCCGCGTCTGTAATCGACGGTAAGATCTATGTGATTGGAGGCTTCAGAGGCTCCATGCCCACAGATATTGAGAACTCAGGAGAAGTTTATGATCCAAAGACCAATACTTGGGAGCCAATATTGCTCACATCACTTGATCTCACTgttcaaaatgttttcaagaaaaaacattactttaCGACCAAGGCATGCTTAGTGATTAATAAGGTGTCGTGCCTACTATATGTTTCCGATGGGAAGCTATATTGGCGTGAAGACAAGGAAGGTTTTGAGTGCCGTAAGGTTTATGGACTTGCAGAACAGTCCTCTAATCTGTTTCGTGTGGTGGCAAACTCCGGCGGCGGAGGAAGAGTGACAGTTTGGTGGAAGTCGATGACAAAAGGTTGCGAGTTTGACTGTCTGCTGACTGAGGAGTGTGAAACCAAGATTTGGTGTGCAGAGATTTCGCTTGAGAGAAGAGGTTTAAGAGAGCTTCGGGGATTTGTTGAATGGTCTAAAGAGGTTTTTACCATTGATAGATGTGACTATATTTACGATTTCATTTCACAATACGTTACTGTGACTTATTGA